The DNA sequence CGGTCAAGGCGCCGTACTTCGGCGACCGCCGCAAGGCGTTCCTGGACGACCTGGCCGTCGTCACCGGCGCGCAGGTCATCGCGGCCGAGGTCGGCCTGAAGCTGTCCGAGGCGGGTCTCGACGTGCTGGGCTCGGCCCGGCGGGTCGTCGTCTCCAAGGACAACACGACCATCGTCGACGGCGGCGGCACCAAGGCCGACGTGGCGGGTCGCGCGGAGCTGCTGCGCCGCGAGATCGAGGCCACCGACTCCGACTGGGACCGCGAGAAGCTGCAGGAGCGGCTGGCCAAGCTGTCCGGCGGCATCGCGGTGATCAAGGTCGGCGCGGCCACCGAGACCGAGCTGAAGGAGCGCAAGCACCGCATCGAGGACGCGGTGTCGGCGACCAAGGCCGCGGTCGAGGAGGGCATCGTGCCCGGCGGCGGTTCGGCCCTGGTGCACGCGGCCAAGGTGCTCGACGGCGGGCTCGACCTGTCCGGCGACGAGGCGACCGGCGTCGCGATCGTCCGCGAGGCCCTGGGCTCGGCGCTGTTCTGGATCGCCGCGAACGCGGGTCTCGAAGGCGCCGTCGTGGTGAACAAGGTGCGCGAGCAGGACTGGGGCTTCGGCCTCAACGCCGCCACCCTCACCTACGGCGACCTGCTCGAAGCCGGGATCATCGACCCGGTGAAGGTGACGCGGTCCGCGGTCACCAACGCCGCTTCCATCGCCCGCATGGTGCTCACCACCGAGAGCGCCGTCGTGGAGAAGAAGGAAGAGGAGCCCGCCGCCGCCAACGGCCACGGGCACGGGCACGGTCACGGCCACTGACAGCGGCCACCGCCGGCCGACGGTCGGCGCCGGTGGCTGACGGCCGGCGCTGACCAGGCGTTATCGGTCGGTCAGAGCGCGAACGGAGGGGCGGCACCCGCGTGGTGCCGTCCCTCCCGCGCGTTGTGGCGTCAAGCGGGCGTCAACTGCCGCTTGCGCGCCTTGATGATGCTGTCCCGCTCGGACTCCGAGAGGCCGCCCCAGATCCCGTAGGGCTCCTGCACCGCCAGGGCGTGCCGCCGGCACATCTCCAGCACCGGGCACGAGAGGCACACGGCCTTCGCCCGCGCCTCCCGTCGAGCCCGCGCCGGTCCGCGCTCCCCGTCCGGGTGGAAGAAGAACGCGCTGTCCATCCCGCGGCACGAGCCGCGCATCTGCCAGTCCCACAGATCCGCGTTGGGACCGGGAAGCCTTCGGGTGTCCGCCATCGAGACCGCCTCCTTGGCCCATGGACGAGAACTGCTCCATTCGGCTTAATGATGATCCACCGTAGAACCGCGCCAAAACTTGTTCAAGGGGGTGCGGGGGCTTTTGCGGGCAATTCATACGATGGGTGATCGGTCGGCGTTGAAACCCGGAGTTGCCGGTGACGTCAGGTGAACGGACGATGTCAGCGTGATGACGCCCCCCGACCACACCGGGACCGTGCCGGAAGGCGATCGGGAAACCGTTGCGGAGGAAGACGATCCCGCGCATGCGGTGACCCTCTCGGTGGCCGCGGTCGCACGCAGGCTGGGCGTCGCGCCGGCCACCCTCCGCACCTGGGACCGGCGGTACGGCCTCGGACCCAGTGATCACACAACCGGGCGACACCGCAAGTACGCGCCACTCGACGTAGCGCGGTTGGAGCTGATGCAGCGGGCGCTGCTGCGCGGCGCGTCGTCCGCCGAGGCGGCCAAGTACGCGCTGGCCAGCCCGGTGCGCACGCCGCCGACCGCCGTGCCCGCGTCGTTGACCGGCGGTGAGCTCGACGGCGGCGGGCCCGCCGGTGGGCGGGGTCTGAAGCTGCCGGTGGCGAACCGGCGGGCCCGGGTCGTGGGGCGGGCGGCGTTGGCGATGGACTCGGCGGCGGTGCAGACGCTGCTGGCCGACGCGATCGAGGCGGACGGCGTCATCACGACGTGGGACGAGGTGGTGCGCCCGGTGATGGCCGCGATCTCGGCCAAGTGGGAGCACTCGGGCGCCGGGGTCGAGGTGGCGCACCTGGTCGAGGAGTGCGCGCTGGCCGCGCTGGTGCGCGCGACCCCCGTCGTGACGAGCCCGCGCAACCACCGCCCCGTGCTGCTGGCGTGCATGCCGGATGAACGGCACGACCTTCCGCTGTACCCGTTGGCGGCCGTGCTCGCGCTGCGTGGCGTCGGGGTGCGGCAACTGGGCGCGGCCCTGCCCGCCGACGCCCTGGCCGCCGCCGTCCGCCGAACCGCACCGGCCGCCGTCGTGCTGTGGGCCCAGCTGCCGCGCTACGCCGATCCGGGTGTCGTGACGGCCCTGCCCCGAACCCGCCAACAAGTCCGCGTGTTCGTCGGCGGCCCGGGCTGGGAACGCGGCGTCGTGCCCCAACCGGCGGACCGGATCACCACCCTCCCCTCCGCCGCCGACGCCATCGAACGAGCCGTCTGCTGACCCGACGGCGTCGGCCCGGGTGGCGCCGGTGACCTCTTGTCCTCGCTGCGCAGGGGTCCCCGCCAGAGGGACCCCTGCTTTTACCCTGCCACCGAGGTCCGACGGTCCGAGGCGTCAGCACACCGCCTGTGGACAACTCCGGGGCCTGTGGACGACCAGTGAGTAGGTGGAGCCGGTGGACCTGCGGGAGGCGGCGTTCGGGGATCGGCCCGAGGCCGGGGTGTGGTCGGCGTCGGGTGGTGGGGCGCGGGAGCGGTGGTTGGCGGCGGTGGTGCTCGGGGGGCAGGGGCACTACGCGGCGGCGGCGGCCGTGCTGCAGGGGTTGATCGCCGGCGGGGGGTTGTTCGGGTCGTTGGCGGCTTCCACGCTGGCTTCGCACCGGCGGCAGTTGGGTGGGCACGCGGCGGCGCGGGTGCTGGACGGGCGGGCGTTGGCGATGGTGCCCGACGAACCCGGCCGAATCGACCCCGACCCCGACCCCGACCCCGACGACGTGGACGTGGCCGGTGCGCGGGCGGACGCGATGCTCGGGCTCGCGGCCGACGCGATCGGCGGCGGCCGGCTCGACGAGGCGCGGCGGCTGCACGCGCGGGTCGAACCGCGCGGGTGGCGCAGCCGGGTGCGGCACCGGTGGTTGGCCGCCGAGATCGCGTTGGCCGCCGGCCACGCCGAACAGGCGGTGCACCCGGCCGAGGAGGCCGCGGCGACCGCCCGGGACGTCGGCGCGACGCGACACATCCTCAAGTCAGACCTCGTCCTGGGCGTCGCTTTGGTGGTACGGGGGACACCCGAAAGCGTCGGCCGGGGGGTCGACCTGCTACGCTGTGACCTAAATCACACTGACCGCCGAGGGCTTTTCTCGTTGGTCTGGCCGACGGCGCTTGTCCTGACAAACGCCCAGGCAGACCGCACTATTGCGGGCACGGGAAACATGAAGGAACGCGCGGAAAACGCTCTGAGCTGCGTGTTGCGCAGAGCCGACCCGTCGGGCCGCCGACTCGCGGACCGCTCGCCGTGGATCCCGACTGCGCTGCTCCGTTCCGGGGAACCCCCGAACGCAGACGCTGAGACGAACTTCTTGACGGATTAAGCACCGGATCGTGTCAAGGTTCGGCCTCTAGCGTCCGATAGGGGATGTGGAACGTCACTCGGCTGCAGGAAGGAGTCCCCGTGACCACGGTCCTTATTTGCGACGACCGGCGCAGTGTGCGGGAGGGTCTCACCCGCGTGATGTCGGCTGTCCCAGGGGTTAGCCGCATCGACTGCGTAGCGCACGGTGACGAGTTGTTGGCTCGGTTCTCTCGGCAGCCGGTCGACGTCGTACTGGTTGGCACCCAGCGCGCCGTCCCGACCGGGGTCGAAGCGACCCGGCGACTCGTCTCGGCCAACCCGCAGGCAAACGTCATCGTCTTCGGCGCACCGGACGACGCGGGCAGCATCGCCGCCGCGATCGCCGGCGGAGCTCGCGGCTACCTGCGTTGGGACGCCTCGCGCCCCGAGCTGGTCGCCGCGCTGGCGCACACGCTCGCGAGCACCAGCGTGCCCGCGCCGCGCCAGCCGTCGGACCCGGGCGTCCAGCTCACCGAGCGCGAGCTCCAGGTGCTGCGCGGGATGAGCCAGGGCAAGAGCAACGGGCAGATCGGGCGCGAGCTCTACCTGTCCGAGGACACGGTGAAGACGCACGCCCGGCGCTTGTTCCGCAAGCTCGGCGTGCGCGACCGCGCCCAGGCCGTCGCGCACGGCTTCCGGCGTGGCCTCGTGTCCTAGCGGTAGCGCGCACGCGGACTCCACGAGGACTCCACACGGCTCGGGGCCAGGCTCGTCGGACTCGTCAGGCGAGTCGCACCGGCACTCCTTCCTCCAGCCGCGGCCCGGTGACGCCCACGCGTCACCGGGCCGTCGTGCGTCCACCGCGGGTACCCGGTGTGTCGGCTGGTCAGGTGAGGTCGAAAGACCCCATCTGGACCCCATTGCGGAACATCCGGCCGCGGGACCGGTACGGTGAGCATCACCAGTACGGGCGACGTCGATCGTCCCGTGCTGTTCTTTGTCGGTACGCCTACGCGTAACACCAGGGCAGTTGTCTGCGATGACCAACTTGGGGGACGGACTGGACGCCGAAGTGGGCGCAGCCGTCGATGGCGACCGCCACGCGATCGAGCGGCTCCTGGCATCCATCCGACCCCTCGTGGTGCGGTACTGCCGCGCCAGAGTCGGAAGGCAGGAGAGGTCTTTCGCTTCGGCGGACGACGTGGCCCAGGAGGTGTGTCTCGCGGTGCTGACGGCCCTGCCCAGCTATCGCGACCAGGGTCGGCCGTTCTTGGCGTTCGTCTACGGGATCGCCGCGCACAAGGTGGCCGACGCGCATCGCTCCGCAGCCCGGAACCGGTCGGAACCGGTCCCGGAGGTGCCCGACGCCCCCGAAACGGAGGCCGGTCCCGAGCAGCGCGCCATGCAGGGCGAGCTGTCGGACCGGATGGCGCTGCTC is a window from the Saccharothrix saharensis genome containing:
- a CDS encoding sigma-70 family RNA polymerase sigma factor gives rise to the protein MTNLGDGLDAEVGAAVDGDRHAIERLLASIRPLVVRYCRARVGRQERSFASADDVAQEVCLAVLTALPSYRDQGRPFLAFVYGIAAHKVADAHRSAARNRSEPVPEVPDAPETEAGPEQRAMQGELSDRMALLLKVLPEKQREILLLRVVVGLSAEETADAVGSTPGAVRVAQHRALARLRKTLAAEEVV
- a CDS encoding MerR family transcriptional regulator — translated: MTLSVAAVARRLGVAPATLRTWDRRYGLGPSDHTTGRHRKYAPLDVARLELMQRALLRGASSAEAAKYALASPVRTPPTAVPASLTGGELDGGGPAGGRGLKLPVANRRARVVGRAALAMDSAAVQTLLADAIEADGVITTWDEVVRPVMAAISAKWEHSGAGVEVAHLVEECALAALVRATPVVTSPRNHRPVLLACMPDERHDLPLYPLAAVLALRGVGVRQLGAALPADALAAAVRRTAPAAVVLWAQLPRYADPGVVTALPRTRQQVRVFVGGPGWERGVVPQPADRITTLPSAADAIERAVC
- a CDS encoding response regulator transcription factor — protein: MTTVLICDDRRSVREGLTRVMSAVPGVSRIDCVAHGDELLARFSRQPVDVVLVGTQRAVPTGVEATRRLVSANPQANVIVFGAPDDAGSIAAAIAGGARGYLRWDASRPELVAALAHTLASTSVPAPRQPSDPGVQLTERELQVLRGMSQGKSNGQIGRELYLSEDTVKTHARRLFRKLGVRDRAQAVAHGFRRGLVS
- a CDS encoding WhiB family transcriptional regulator gives rise to the protein MADTRRLPGPNADLWDWQMRGSCRGMDSAFFFHPDGERGPARARREARAKAVCLSCPVLEMCRRHALAVQEPYGIWGGLSESERDSIIKARKRQLTPA